A single Ptiloglossa arizonensis isolate GNS036 chromosome 2, iyPtiAriz1_principal, whole genome shotgun sequence DNA region contains:
- the LOC143154796 gene encoding uncharacterized protein LOC143154796 isoform X1 yields the protein MPENTRTESVVPKCFSNLLLKGWLRDLGPVRRCELLQKLKTDLQNLGLSRRQVRRGLIQLATKPRVILTQQPTNRRYGSRKISLEKDEEASSKISTVCRTQITSPGHYSRQEDKDAQQPDTTEIGAEEENKRYEETEELKACQGVLMNSLQDSLISSRNYRLGNNRSPTLHPLNKALKQLDKIVSTKMSIPEKPISKRGPVIVSVDTTFDLHVRSHKNSKNLPPNKKFTYNQSEDQLTHIGNECNRLVHKTPDLISDNVDSDIDHVPVQDKRNCIKLNLNFSNLKKINSAKLNISKILDTNEKAVNIKADSISSKIKFATRKGNVREITSANVPQKSTVALNNTNIVIVDENIQKERLHESIALDFVQKAKKICTTVDEIKEIKKKKKKNLKSKFRIYFGESISFSEDEQEQDILKNRFKRRRKKDSIDSCDSGLSSTEGNVTNGVEILKDIQKAVPDSTMQDEFNEDASKKIKESIEFMKLDKTNESEVNTDGNIKTINQESNKLQNSKCKADSVQINRKEIIQEKLISIFDESDIVQATTTTNSTETGITTNIIPCVIPKTCNAQVDITKDVTKTITIMDGAETFQAIERQEVNVPVTKTGTDNNTIPLPCTTLETCNVDYDTQVTTTDNIPKSQENDLHTKIFNELIQMFFNETCQITSNGNVVSIQENVIRDENQNTIVEDTDENSNLKIFTELISSCNKNDKDKENLSNNIKKGSNINLKGPAISAGIKKDIEAISINNNICNAPDDANKTVLQNHTTEQIVTQSNKVPQARLRVLSSAELGSRWCPTPVHSVVSTVPNPLCTNTITMSNNSLNSSISIPTSSAALQTQTVPVSSIVASESTSASIKISSDNIEKINVHDPEFVRTILQRMYTIIQSIRASPHVSSSHYDKLLHSEFEQLKSVFHITNYVDLIHGVLKRLNKVMTETQQLSLQELFSYTPSLKSMYLTRLSDENHVPVVLGKTSLNQNMYQNARILQGVYTTSIQTRSQNSLPVTTMQNQYSSNLNQASINVTCKQSHQNIQEKVGLQTQNDLIQNNILTNSTLNPLLNLQQMNYRMPMQRPLLQQKTSHTYLSRQSPVRNVHTSQGSPLQVPHSSIGINQPGKQHVYAPITNTYFNQQYVAQGVYVPQMNTFYAVNAPVLNHKAQQNINSTHTMQQQNINSAYTIQKQNTNLAHPFQQKSINPKRTIQQRNINSGHMFQQQNINRAHMIQQQNINSAHTMQPIPMSQQLQKTGHTQQVFDKIQESTQSQTGQQLSQSVQQIVPVISYIPQTVGDMIVTNTPPQLIPKNIQQNAQMYQKVHLQAQKNIAQNFALEQKGLPQYEQNIYSSKTKQKPIVSTQKKGKTTQVSLESTAMQFDILKYLSDIQKIMLLKHVNFYFSCITWLGQEFTSEQWQNINLERSSILHFETVLKHLVEKTMKNYEINLLQNKCQANVSEKNLLTNISTDIPKELQITVEGNGVHCRVGISQAKSEQSKAINTEQCNTSFQENLSVIVVQKQSQKEISNLQDISLPDQVQKTKILNKELIQKNKQDEETLPVQQEDHPLLTLILETQTSNHNKNHKNATENVVNVDLESTIKKQNLTESGEANENVSSVVQEEALIASDSEESNKDILQQSNSHLVTVEISPTNDQVTVVDIDTDRETRDSIVETKSEKPQECEQHSQELEFCSTSALSSLRDNNCETLTVLSSKSSDNVIELCNAADIDDSSIDENISYIADIRSITLEAFEKMGEGSNIPTTITEGNIEEEEIKICLFCSKPSTVVCSICLEAKYCSKECAELHWQDHYKNCKPVEKSVYL from the exons ATGCCGGagaacacgcgaacggaatccGTTGTACCAAAGTGCTTCAGCAATCTTCTGTTGAAAGGGTGGCTTCGCGACCTCGGACCTGTTCGTCGCTGCGAATTGCTGCAAAAG CTGAAAACGGACCTTCAAAATCTTGGACTATCGCGGAGACAGGTACGCCGAGGCTTGATCCAACTAGCGACGAAACCACGCGTAATTCTTACGCAACAACCAACAAACAGGAGGTATGG GTCGAGGAAGATATCGTTAGAAAAAGATGAGGAAGCATCTAGTAAGATCTCAACCGTTTGCAGAACTCAAATTACATCCCCCGGACATTATTCGCGACAGGAGGACAAGGATGCACAGCAACCTGACACGACGGAAATCGGTGCTGAAGAAGAGAATAAACGATATGAAGAAACAGAAGAACTAAAGGCATGTCAAGGTGTGCTAATGAACAGCCTCCAAGACTCCCTTATATCAAGCAGAAATTATAGATTAGGAAATAATAGATCGCCGACACTGCATCCTTTAAATAAAGCTTTAAAGCAATTAGACAAAATTGTTTCTACAAAAATGAGTATACCTGAAAAGCCAATAAGTAAGAGAGGCCCTGTAATTGTGTCTGTGGATACCACATTTGACTTACATGTCAGGAGCCACAAAAACAGTAAAAATTTACCtccaaataaaaaattcacatacaatcAAAGTGAAGACCAACTAACACACATTGGTAATGAATGCAATCGTCTAGTACACAAAACTCCTGATTTGATCTCTGATAATGTGGACAGTGATATAGATCATGTACCAGTTCAAGATAAAAGAAATTGCATAaaacttaatttaaatttttctaatctgaaaaaaattaattctgctaaattaaatattagtaAAATATTAGATACTAATGAAAAAGCTGTGAATATTAAAGCAGATTCTATATCAAGTAAAATCAAATTTGCCACACGAAAGGGTAATGTAAGGGAAATTACATCAGCAAATGTTCCACAAAAAAGTACTGTAGCACTCAATAATACCAATATAGTAATCGTAGATGAAAATATCCAAAAAGAAAGGTTACATGAATCGATAGCCTTAGATTTTGTACAGAAAgcgaaaaaaatttgcacaACTGTTgatgaaattaaagaaattaagaaaaaaaagaagaaaaatttaaaaagtaagtttcgaatatattttgGGGAATCTATAAGTTTTAGCGAAGATGAGCAAGAGcaagatattttgaaaaatagatTTAAAAGGAGGAGAAAAAAAGATTCTATTGACTCTTGTGATTCTGGATTATCTAGTACTGAAGGAAATGTTACCAATGGCGTAGAAATTTTAAAGGATATTCAAAAAGCTGTACCTGATTCAACAATGCAAGATGAATTCAATGAGGATGCATCTAAGAAGATTAAAGAGTCAATAGAATTTATGAAACTTGACAAAACCAATGAATCAGAAGTTAACACGGATGgaaatattaaaactattaaTCAAGAAAGCAATAAATTGCAGAATAGTAAATGCAAAGCAGATAGTGttcaaataaatcgaaaagaaataatTCAAGAGAAATTAATCAGTATTTTTGATGAGAGTGACATTGTACAAGCTACAACTACAACAAATTCTACAGAAACAGGTATAACTACTAATATAATACCTTGCGTTATCCCAAAAACATGCAATGCTCAAGTAGATATAACTAAAGATGTTACAAAAACCATAACTATAATGGATGGTGCAGAAACATTCCAAGCAATTGAGAGACAAGAAGTCAATGTTCCTGTAACAAAAACAGGAACAGATAATAACACAATTCCTTTACCTTGTACTACCCTAGAAACATGCAATGTAGATTATGATACTCAAGTAACTACAACTGATAATATTCCAAAATCTCAAGAAAATGATTTACATACAAAAATTTTTAATGAACTTATTCAAATGTTCTTCAATGAAACTTGTCAGATTACATCAAATGGAAATGTTGTTAGCATTCAGGAAAATGTTATAAGAGATGAAAATCAAAACACTATTGTAGAAGATACTGATGAaaattcgaatttgaaaatatttacagagCTAATATCAAGctgtaataaaaatgataaagataAAGAAAATCTATCAAATAATATCAAGAAAGGtagtaatataaatttaaaaggtCCAGCAATATCTGCTGGCATAAAGAAAGATATTGAAGCTATTTCAATAAATAACAATATATGCAATGCGCCGGACGACGCAAACAAAACAGTATTACAGAACCATACCACAGAACAGATAGTTACTCAGTCAAATAAAGTTCCTCAAGCTAGATTAAGAGTATTATCTAGTGCAGAATTAGGTTCTAGATGGTGTCCCACGCCTGTACATTCTGTTGTATCTACTGTTCCAAATCCTCTATGCACAAATACAATAACAATGTCAAATAATTCTTTGAACTCTTCTATTAGTATTCCAACATCTTCAGCTGCTCTTCAGACACAGACAGTACCTGTATCTAGCATTGTTGCATCGGAATCTACATCAGCTTCCATTAAAATATCATCTGATAATATAGAGAAAATTAATGTACATGATCCGGAATTTGTCCGCACTATTTTGCAGAGGATGTACACTATAATTCAAAGTATACGTGCGTCTCCTCACGTTTCCAGTTCACATTATGATAAATTACTGCATTCAGAATTTGAACAATTGAAAAGTGTATTCCACATTACGAATTATGTAGATCTTATTCATGGAGTGTTAAAAAGACTTAACAAGGTAATGACTGAAACGCAACAATTGTCTCTACAGGAATTATTTTCTTATACACCATCACTCAAGTCCATGTATTTGACACGCTTAAGTGACGAAAATCATGTTCCGGTAGTGTTGGGTAAGACATCTTTAAATCAAAATATGTATCAGAATGCTCGAATATTACAAGGTGTATATACTACATCTATACAAACTAGATCACAAAATTCACTTCCTGTAACTACTATGCAAAATCaatattcttcaaatttaaaTCAAGCATCTATAAATGTTACTTGTAAACAATCTCATCAAAACATCCAAGAAAAAGTTGGCTTACAAACACAAAATGATcttattcaaaataatatattaacgaATTCCACTCTTAACCCACTATTGAATCTTCAACAAATGAACTATAGAATGCCAATGCAGAGACCACTTTTACAACAGAAAACTTCACACACATATTTGAGTAGACAAAGCCCAGTAAGAAATGTTCATACTTCACAGGGTAGTCCCTTGCAAGTTCCACATTCATCCATTGGTATAAATCAACCAGGAAAACAACATGTTTATGCACCAATAACAAACACATATTTTAATCAACAATATGTTGCACAAGGCGTTTATGTACCTCAGATGAATACATTTTATGCTGTAAATGCGCCTGTTCTCAATCATAAGGCTCAACAAAACATTAATTCGACGCACACAATGCAgcaacaaaatattaattcagCATACACGATCCAGAAGCAAAATACCAATCTGGCACACCCATTTCAGCAAAAAAGTATTAATCCGAAACGTACGATCCAacaacgaaatattaattcCGGGCACATGTTTCAGCAACAAAACATTAATCGAGCGCATATGATTCAAcagcaaaatattaattcagCACATACAATGCAGCCAATACCTATGAGCCAACAATTGCAAAAGACAGGACATACTCAACAGGTTTTTGATAAGATTCAAGAATCTACTCAATCGCAAACTGGACAACAATTATCTCAAAGTGTACAGCAAATTGTACCAGTAATAAGTTATATACCACAAACTGTAGGAGATATGATTGTAACAAATACACCACCTCAGCTAATACCAAAAAATATACAACAAAATGCCCAGATGTATCAAAAAGTTCATCTACAAGCACAAAAGAACATAGCTCAAAACTTTGCATTAGAACAAAAAGGATTGCCTCAATATGAACAAAACATTTATTCCTCAAAAACTAAACAAAAACCAATAGTTTCTACACAGAAAAAAGGTAAAACTACACAAGTCTCATTAGAATCAACAGCAATGCAGTTTGATATATTGAAATATCTCTCCGATATTCAAAAAATTATGTTACTGAAACATGTAAACTTTTACTTTAGTTGTATCACATGGTTAGGACAAGAATTTACCTCAGAGCAGTGGCAAAACATTAATTTAGAAAGATCATCAATACTTCATTTTGAAACAGTTTTGAAACACTTAGTGGAAAAAACTATGAAAAACTATGAAATAAatcttttacaaaataaatgtcAAGCAAATGTGTCTGAAAAGAATTTACTTACAAATATTAGTACCGATATTCCAAAAGAATTACAAATTACTGTAGAAGGGAATGGAGTACACTGTCGAGTTGGTATATCTCAAGCTAAATCAGAACAATCTAAAGCAATTAACACAGAGCAATGTAATACATCTTTTCAAGAGAATTTAAGTGTCATAGTTGTGCAAAAACAATCTCAGAAAGAAATTAGTAATTTGCAGGATATATCATTGCCCGATCAAGTGCAAAAAACAAAGATATTAAACAAAGAATTAATACAAAAGAACAAACAAGATGAAGAAACACTTCCTGTTCAACAGGAAGATCATCCTCTCCTTACATtaattttagaaactcaaacatCAAACCATAATAAAAATCACaaaaatgcaacagaaaatgtTGTAAATGTTGATTTAGAAAGTACCATAAAGAAACAGAATTTAACCGAATCAGGTGAGGCAAATGAAAATGTTTCTAGTGTGGTTCAAGAAGAAGCATTAATAGCATCTGACTCAGAAGAATCTAATAAAGATATATTGCAACAGTCAAATTCACACTTAGTCACTGTAGAAATTTCCCCTACTAACGATCAAGTAACAGTTGTTGATATCGATACAGATCGTGAAACTAGAGATAGTATAGTAGAAACAAAGAGTGAAAAGCCTCAAGAATGTGAACAACATTCACAAGAGTTAGAATTTTGTTCTACTAGTGCATTATCGTCACTGAGGGATAATAACTGCGAAACTTTAACAGTACTTTCATCTAAAAGTTCAGATAATGTTATTGAATTGTGTAATGCTGCAGACATTGATGATTCTTCGATAGATGAAAATATATCATATATTGCAGATATTAGAAGCATTACACTTGAAGCATTTGAGAAAATGGGAGAAGGTAGTAATATACCTACAACCATTACAGAAGGAAAtattgaagaagaagaaattaaaatatgttTATTTTGCAGCAAACCCAGCACTGTAGTATGTTCAATCTGTTTGGAAGCTAAATACTGCTCTAAAGAATGTGCGGAGTTACATTGGCAAGACCATTACAAGAACTGTAAACCAGTAGAAAAAAGTGTATACTTGTAA
- the LOC143154796 gene encoding uncharacterized protein LOC143154796 isoform X4, which translates to MSVTIVERDANKKSTCRDANMRVQQPCCFNNRVDKPKRRIVWLLRYSLPWIEKKIQLQTLGICRRCSHYLYKLKTDLQNLGLSRRQVRRGLIQLATKPRVILTQQPTNRRYGSRKISLEKDEEASSKISTVCRTQITSPGHYSRQEDKDAQQPDTTEIGAEEENKRYEETEELKACQGVLMNSLQDSLISSRNYRLGNNRSPTLHPLNKALKQLDKIVSTKMSIPEKPISKRGPVIVSVDTTFDLHVRSHKNSKNLPPNKKFTYNQSEDQLTHIGNECNRLVHKTPDLISDNVDSDIDHVPVQDKRNCIKLNLNFSNLKKINSAKLNISKILDTNEKAVNIKADSISSKIKFATRKGNVREITSANVPQKSTVALNNTNIVIVDENIQKERLHESIALDFVQKAKKICTTVDEIKEIKKKKKKNLKSKFRIYFGESISFSEDEQEQDILKNRFKRRRKKDSIDSCDSGLSSTEGNVTNGVEILKDIQKAVPDSTMQDEFNEDASKKIKESIEFMKLDKTNESEVNTDGNIKTINQESNKLQNSKCKADSVQINRKEIIQEKLISIFDESDIVQATTTTNSTETGITTNIIPCVIPKTCNAQVDITKDVTKTITIMDGAETFQAIERQEVNVPVTKTGTDNNTIPLPCTTLETCNVDYDTQVTTTDNIPKSQENDLHTKIFNELIQMFFNETCQITSNGNVVSIQENVIRDENQNTIVEDTDENSNLKIFTELISSCNKNDKDKENLSNNIKKGSNINLKGPAISAGIKKDIEAISINNNICNAPDDANKTVLQNHTTEQIVTQSNKVPQARLRVLSSAELGSRWCPTPVHSVVSTVPNPLCTNTITMSNNSLNSSISIPTSSAALQTQTVPVSSIVASESTSASIKISSDNIEKINVHDPEFVRTILQRMYTIIQSIRASPHVSSSHYDKLLHSEFEQLKSVFHITNYVDLIHGVLKRLNKVMTETQQLSLQELFSYTPSLKSMYLTRLSDENHVPVVLGKTSLNQNMYQNARILQGVYTTSIQTRSQNSLPVTTMQNQYSSNLNQASINVTCKQSHQNIQEKVGLQTQNDLIQNNILTNSTLNPLLNLQQMNYRMPMQRPLLQQKTSHTYLSRQSPVRNVHTSQGSPLQVPHSSIGINQPGKQHVYAPITNTYFNQQYVAQGVYVPQMNTFYAVNAPVLNHKAQQNINSTHTMQQQNINSAYTIQKQNTNLAHPFQQKSINPKRTIQQRNINSGHMFQQQNINRAHMIQQQNINSAHTMQPIPMSQQLQKTGHTQQVFDKIQESTQSQTGQQLSQSVQQIVPVISYIPQTVGDMIVTNTPPQLIPKNIQQNAQMYQKVHLQAQKNIAQNFALEQKGLPQYEQNIYSSKTKQKPIVSTQKKGKTTQVSLESTAMQFDILKYLSDIQKIMLLKHVNFYFSCITWLGQEFTSEQWQNINLERSSILHFETVLKHLVEKTMKNYEINLLQNKCQANVSEKNLLTNISTDIPKELQITVEGNGVHCRVGISQAKSEQSKAINTEQCNTSFQENLSVIVVQKQSQKEISNLQDISLPDQVQKTKILNKELIQKNKQDEETLPVQQEDHPLLTLILETQTSNHNKNHKNATENVVNVDLESTIKKQNLTESGEANENVSSVVQEEALIASDSEESNKDILQQSNSHLVTVEISPTNDQVTVVDIDTDRETRDSIVETKSEKPQECEQHSQELEFCSTSALSSLRDNNCETLTVLSSKSSDNVIELCNAADIDDSSIDENISYIADIRSITLEAFEKMGEGSNIPTTITEGNIEEEEIKICLFCSKPSTVVCSICLEAKYCSKECAELHWQDHYKNCKPVEKSVYL; encoded by the exons CTGAAAACGGACCTTCAAAATCTTGGACTATCGCGGAGACAGGTACGCCGAGGCTTGATCCAACTAGCGACGAAACCACGCGTAATTCTTACGCAACAACCAACAAACAGGAGGTATGG GTCGAGGAAGATATCGTTAGAAAAAGATGAGGAAGCATCTAGTAAGATCTCAACCGTTTGCAGAACTCAAATTACATCCCCCGGACATTATTCGCGACAGGAGGACAAGGATGCACAGCAACCTGACACGACGGAAATCGGTGCTGAAGAAGAGAATAAACGATATGAAGAAACAGAAGAACTAAAGGCATGTCAAGGTGTGCTAATGAACAGCCTCCAAGACTCCCTTATATCAAGCAGAAATTATAGATTAGGAAATAATAGATCGCCGACACTGCATCCTTTAAATAAAGCTTTAAAGCAATTAGACAAAATTGTTTCTACAAAAATGAGTATACCTGAAAAGCCAATAAGTAAGAGAGGCCCTGTAATTGTGTCTGTGGATACCACATTTGACTTACATGTCAGGAGCCACAAAAACAGTAAAAATTTACCtccaaataaaaaattcacatacaatcAAAGTGAAGACCAACTAACACACATTGGTAATGAATGCAATCGTCTAGTACACAAAACTCCTGATTTGATCTCTGATAATGTGGACAGTGATATAGATCATGTACCAGTTCAAGATAAAAGAAATTGCATAaaacttaatttaaatttttctaatctgaaaaaaattaattctgctaaattaaatattagtaAAATATTAGATACTAATGAAAAAGCTGTGAATATTAAAGCAGATTCTATATCAAGTAAAATCAAATTTGCCACACGAAAGGGTAATGTAAGGGAAATTACATCAGCAAATGTTCCACAAAAAAGTACTGTAGCACTCAATAATACCAATATAGTAATCGTAGATGAAAATATCCAAAAAGAAAGGTTACATGAATCGATAGCCTTAGATTTTGTACAGAAAgcgaaaaaaatttgcacaACTGTTgatgaaattaaagaaattaagaaaaaaaagaagaaaaatttaaaaagtaagtttcgaatatattttgGGGAATCTATAAGTTTTAGCGAAGATGAGCAAGAGcaagatattttgaaaaatagatTTAAAAGGAGGAGAAAAAAAGATTCTATTGACTCTTGTGATTCTGGATTATCTAGTACTGAAGGAAATGTTACCAATGGCGTAGAAATTTTAAAGGATATTCAAAAAGCTGTACCTGATTCAACAATGCAAGATGAATTCAATGAGGATGCATCTAAGAAGATTAAAGAGTCAATAGAATTTATGAAACTTGACAAAACCAATGAATCAGAAGTTAACACGGATGgaaatattaaaactattaaTCAAGAAAGCAATAAATTGCAGAATAGTAAATGCAAAGCAGATAGTGttcaaataaatcgaaaagaaataatTCAAGAGAAATTAATCAGTATTTTTGATGAGAGTGACATTGTACAAGCTACAACTACAACAAATTCTACAGAAACAGGTATAACTACTAATATAATACCTTGCGTTATCCCAAAAACATGCAATGCTCAAGTAGATATAACTAAAGATGTTACAAAAACCATAACTATAATGGATGGTGCAGAAACATTCCAAGCAATTGAGAGACAAGAAGTCAATGTTCCTGTAACAAAAACAGGAACAGATAATAACACAATTCCTTTACCTTGTACTACCCTAGAAACATGCAATGTAGATTATGATACTCAAGTAACTACAACTGATAATATTCCAAAATCTCAAGAAAATGATTTACATACAAAAATTTTTAATGAACTTATTCAAATGTTCTTCAATGAAACTTGTCAGATTACATCAAATGGAAATGTTGTTAGCATTCAGGAAAATGTTATAAGAGATGAAAATCAAAACACTATTGTAGAAGATACTGATGAaaattcgaatttgaaaatatttacagagCTAATATCAAGctgtaataaaaatgataaagataAAGAAAATCTATCAAATAATATCAAGAAAGGtagtaatataaatttaaaaggtCCAGCAATATCTGCTGGCATAAAGAAAGATATTGAAGCTATTTCAATAAATAACAATATATGCAATGCGCCGGACGACGCAAACAAAACAGTATTACAGAACCATACCACAGAACAGATAGTTACTCAGTCAAATAAAGTTCCTCAAGCTAGATTAAGAGTATTATCTAGTGCAGAATTAGGTTCTAGATGGTGTCCCACGCCTGTACATTCTGTTGTATCTACTGTTCCAAATCCTCTATGCACAAATACAATAACAATGTCAAATAATTCTTTGAACTCTTCTATTAGTATTCCAACATCTTCAGCTGCTCTTCAGACACAGACAGTACCTGTATCTAGCATTGTTGCATCGGAATCTACATCAGCTTCCATTAAAATATCATCTGATAATATAGAGAAAATTAATGTACATGATCCGGAATTTGTCCGCACTATTTTGCAGAGGATGTACACTATAATTCAAAGTATACGTGCGTCTCCTCACGTTTCCAGTTCACATTATGATAAATTACTGCATTCAGAATTTGAACAATTGAAAAGTGTATTCCACATTACGAATTATGTAGATCTTATTCATGGAGTGTTAAAAAGACTTAACAAGGTAATGACTGAAACGCAACAATTGTCTCTACAGGAATTATTTTCTTATACACCATCACTCAAGTCCATGTATTTGACACGCTTAAGTGACGAAAATCATGTTCCGGTAGTGTTGGGTAAGACATCTTTAAATCAAAATATGTATCAGAATGCTCGAATATTACAAGGTGTATATACTACATCTATACAAACTAGATCACAAAATTCACTTCCTGTAACTACTATGCAAAATCaatattcttcaaatttaaaTCAAGCATCTATAAATGTTACTTGTAAACAATCTCATCAAAACATCCAAGAAAAAGTTGGCTTACAAACACAAAATGATcttattcaaaataatatattaacgaATTCCACTCTTAACCCACTATTGAATCTTCAACAAATGAACTATAGAATGCCAATGCAGAGACCACTTTTACAACAGAAAACTTCACACACATATTTGAGTAGACAAAGCCCAGTAAGAAATGTTCATACTTCACAGGGTAGTCCCTTGCAAGTTCCACATTCATCCATTGGTATAAATCAACCAGGAAAACAACATGTTTATGCACCAATAACAAACACATATTTTAATCAACAATATGTTGCACAAGGCGTTTATGTACCTCAGATGAATACATTTTATGCTGTAAATGCGCCTGTTCTCAATCATAAGGCTCAACAAAACATTAATTCGACGCACACAATGCAgcaacaaaatattaattcagCATACACGATCCAGAAGCAAAATACCAATCTGGCACACCCATTTCAGCAAAAAAGTATTAATCCGAAACGTACGATCCAacaacgaaatattaattcCGGGCACATGTTTCAGCAACAAAACATTAATCGAGCGCATATGATTCAAcagcaaaatattaattcagCACATACAATGCAGCCAATACCTATGAGCCAACAATTGCAAAAGACAGGACATACTCAACAGGTTTTTGATAAGATTCAAGAATCTACTCAATCGCAAACTGGACAACAATTATCTCAAAGTGTACAGCAAATTGTACCAGTAATAAGTTATATACCACAAACTGTAGGAGATATGATTGTAACAAATACACCACCTCAGCTAATACCAAAAAATATACAACAAAATGCCCAGATGTATCAAAAAGTTCATCTACAAGCACAAAAGAACATAGCTCAAAACTTTGCATTAGAACAAAAAGGATTGCCTCAATATGAACAAAACATTTATTCCTCAAAAACTAAACAAAAACCAATAGTTTCTACACAGAAAAAAGGTAAAACTACACAAGTCTCATTAGAATCAACAGCAATGCAGTTTGATATATTGAAATATCTCTCCGATATTCAAAAAATTATGTTACTGAAACATGTAAACTTTTACTTTAGTTGTATCACATGGTTAGGACAAGAATTTACCTCAGAGCAGTGGCAAAACATTAATTTAGAAAGATCATCAATACTTCATTTTGAAACAGTTTTGAAACACTTAGTGGAAAAAACTATGAAAAACTATGAAATAAatcttttacaaaataaatgtcAAGCAAATGTGTCTGAAAAGAATTTACTTACAAATATTAGTACCGATATTCCAAAAGAATTACAAATTACTGTAGAAGGGAATGGAGTACACTGTCGAGTTGGTATATCTCAAGCTAAATCAGAACAATCTAAAGCAATTAACACAGAGCAATGTAATACATCTTTTCAAGAGAATTTAAGTGTCATAGTTGTGCAAAAACAATCTCAGAAAGAAATTAGTAATTTGCAGGATATATCATTGCCCGATCAAGTGCAAAAAACAAAGATATTAAACAAAGAATTAATACAAAAGAACAAACAAGATGAAGAAACACTTCCTGTTCAACAGGAAGATCATCCTCTCCTTACATtaattttagaaactcaaacatCAAACCATAATAAAAATCACaaaaatgcaacagaaaatgtTGTAAATGTTGATTTAGAAAGTACCATAAAGAAACAGAATTTAACCGAATCAGGTGAGGCAAATGAAAATGTTTCTAGTGTGGTTCAAGAAGAAGCATTAATAGCATCTGACTCAGAAGAATCTAATAAAGATATATTGCAACAGTCAAATTCACACTTAGTCACTGTAGAAATTTCCCCTACTAACGATCAAGTAACAGTTGTTGATATCGATACAGATCGTGAAACTAGAGATAGTATAGTAGAAACAAAGAGTGAAAAGCCTCAAGAATGTGAACAACATTCACAAGAGTTAGAATTTTGTTCTACTAGTGCATTATCGTCACTGAGGGATAATAACTGCGAAACTTTAACAGTACTTTCATCTAAAAGTTCAGATAATGTTATTGAATTGTGTAATGCTGCAGACATTGATGATTCTTCGATAGATGAAAATATATCATATATTGCAGATATTAGAAGCATTACACTTGAAGCATTTGAGAAAATGGGAGAAGGTAGTAATATACCTACAACCATTACAGAAGGAAAtattgaagaagaagaaattaaaatatgttTATTTTGCAGCAAACCCAGCACTGTAGTATGTTCAATCTGTTTGGAAGCTAAATACTGCTCTAAAGAATGTGCGGAGTTACATTGGCAAGACCATTACAAGAACTGTAAACCAGTAGAAAAAAGTGTATACTTGTAA